Proteins encoded together in one Columba livia isolate bColLiv1 breed racing homer chromosome 3, bColLiv1.pat.W.v2, whole genome shotgun sequence window:
- the NAPB gene encoding beta-soluble NSF attachment protein: MDSAGKEREAVQLMAEAEKRVKGSHSFLRGLFGGNTRVEEACEMYTRAANMFKIAKNWSAAGNAFCQAAKLHMQLQSKHDSATSFVDAGNAYKKADPQEAINCLNAAIDIYTDMGRFTIAAKHHITIAEIYEAELVDIEKAIAHYEQAADYYKGEESNSSANKCLLKVAAYAAQLEQYQKAIEIYEQVGTNTMDNPLLKYSAKEYFFKAALCHFIVDELNAKLALEKYEEMFPAFTDSRECKLLKKLLEAHEEQNAEAYTEAVKEFDSISRLDQWLTTMLLRIKKSIQGEGDGDLK, from the exons ATGGACAGCGCGGGGAAGGAGCGGGAGGCCGTGCAGCTGATGGCGGAGGCGGAGAAGCGGGTGAAGGGCTCGCACTCCTTCCTGCGGGGGCTCTTCGG GGGCAACACGAGGGTGGAGGAGGCCTGCGAGATGTACACCCGGGCGGCCAACATGTTCAAGATCGCCAAAAACTGGAGCG CGGCGGGGAACGCGTTCTGCCAGGCGGCCAAGCTGCAcatgcagctgcagagcaaacaCGACTCGGCCACCAGCTTCGTGGACGCCGGCAACGCCTACAAGAAAGCGGATCCGCAAG AGGCCATCAACTGCTTAAACGCAGCTATCGATATCTACACCGACATG GGCCGCTTCACCATCGCCGCCAAGCACCACATCACCATCGCCGAGATCTACGAGGCCGAGCTGGTGGACATCGAGAAG GCCATCGCGCACTACGAGCAGGCTGCCGACTACTACAAGGGCGAGGAGTCCAACAG CTCGGCCAACAAGTGTCTGCTGAAGGTGGCGGCGTACGCGGCGCAGCTGGAGCAGTACCAGAAGGCGATCGAGATCTACGAGCAG GTCGGAACCAACACGATGGATAACCCTTTGCTCAAGTACAGCGCCAAAGAGTACTTCTTCAAAGCCGCTCTGTGCCACTTCATCGTGGACGAGCTGAACGCCAAG CTCGCGCTTGAGAAGTACGAGGAGATGTTCCCCGCGTTCACAGACTCACGGGAGTGCAAGCTATTGAAA AAACTGCTGGAAGCGCACGAGGAGCAGAACGCCGAGGCGTACACCGAGGCC GTGAAAGAATTCGACTCGATCTCGCGGTTGGACCAGTGGCTCACGACCATGCTGCTCCGCATCAAGAAGTCGATCCAGGGCGAGGGGGACGGGGACCTGAAGTGA
- the GZF1 gene encoding GDNF-inducible zinc finger protein 1 → MESNAVLLESKSSPINLLNEMHQLRLLGHLCDVTVSVEYQGVRAEFVAHKAVLAATSKFFKEVFLSEQAMDSPRTIVFLNEVQVADFASFLEFVYTAKVEVEEDRVQRMLEIAEKLKCLDLSETCFQLKKQMLESVLLELQNFSESQSSEEESAAQPSALPESKAAAVAEAEQTDCPADPPADRPSNGAPPEVPTAKSKEKMDKKKEILKPPYTKIRRASGRLAGRKVFVEIPKKKYTRRLREQQKNAEVAVEEDAYPQEQDLCDTEREEGEQAEDSVKPESEDCDGNFESEDNLKKSEEEKKQRGSNFKCSTCEKEFLYEKSFLKHIKHSHGIAAEIVYRCETCGQTFANRCNLKSHQRHVHSSERHFPCELCGKKFKRKKDVKRHILQVHEGGGERHQCQQCGKGLSSKTALRLHERTHTGDKPYGCTECEAKFSQPSALKTHMRIHTGEKPFVCDECGARFTQNHMLIYHKRCHTGERPFMCETCGKSFASKEYLKHHNRTHTGSKPFKCEVCFRTFAQRNSLYQHIKVHTGERPYCCDQCGKQFTQLNALQRHHRIHTGEKPFMCNACGRTFTDKSTLRRHASIHDKNTPWKSFLVIVEGASKNDEGHKTELPEEEYDASPKIAEKLLSFPENGHYQNLPGSVTALHDSGAAPGTDCKSDGPQGALVGAALGELSVLHAQGDAGQPQLHALVNMQ, encoded by the exons atggaaagtaATGCGGTTTTACTGGAATCCAAGTCCTCTCCGATCAACCTCCTGAATGAAATGCATCAGCTGCGTCTCCTGGGCCACCTGTGCGACGTGACGGTCAGCGTGGAGTACCAGGGCGTCAGGGCCGAGTTTGTGGCTCACAAGGCGGTTTTGGCGGCCACGAGCAAGTTTTTCAAGGAGGTGTTCCTCAGCGAGCAGGCCATGGACAGCCCCAGGACCATCGTGTTCCTCAACGAGGTCCAGGTCGCCGACTTCGCTTCCTTCCTTGAGTTTGTCTACACTGCCAAGGTGGAAGTGGAAGAAGACCGAGTGCAGCGGATGCTGGAAATAGCCGAAAAGCTGAAGTGCTTGGACCTCTCGGAAACCTGCTTCCAGTTAAAGAAGCAGATGCTTGAGTcggtgctgctggagctgcagaactTCTCCGAATCGCAGAGCTCTGAGGAGGAGAGCGCCGCTCAGCCCAGCGCTTTGCCCGAGTCCAAAGCAGCTGCCGTGGCAGAAGCCGAGCAGACGGACTGTCCCGCGGATCCCCCGGCAGACAGGCCCAGCAACGGGGCCCCTCCTGAGGTGCCCACTGCCAAATCGAAAGAGAAGATGGACAAAAAGAAGGAGATACTGAAGCCTCCTTACACCAAAATCAGAAGGGCGAGCGGGAGGCTGGCGGGGAGGAAGGTGTTTGTGGAAATCCCGAAGAAGAAGTACACGAGGCGGCTGAGGGAGCAGCAGAAGAACGCGGAGGTTGCTGTTGAAGAAGACGCGTATCCTCAAGAGCAGGATTTGTGCGATAcggagagggaggagggggagcaAGCGGAGGACAGCGTCAAACCTGAAAGCGAAGACTGCGACGGCAACTTTGAGTCGGAAGACAACCTGAAAAAAtcggaagaggagaaaaagcagcGAGGCAGTAACTTCAAGTGCAGCACGTGCGAGAAGGAGTTCCTGTACGAGAAAAGCTTTCTCAAGCACATCAAGCACAGCCACGGCATCGCGGCCGAAATCGTTTATCGGTGCGAAACCTGCGGCCAGACCTTTGCCAACCGGTGCAACCTCAAAAGCCACCAGCGCCATGTCCACAGCAGCGAGCGCCACTTCCCTTGTGAGCTCTGCGGTAAGAAGTTCAAGAGGAAGAAGGACGTCAAGAGGCACATTCTCCAGGTTCATGAGGGTGGTGGGGAGCGTCATCAGTGCCAGCAGTGTGGAAAGGGGTTGAGCTCCAAAACCGCCTTGCGGCTCCATGAAAGGACGCACACAGGCGACAAGCCTTATGGGTGCACAGAGTGTGAGGCTAAATTTTCTCAGCCTTCTGCACTTAAAACACACATGAG AATCCATACTGGTGAGAAACCTTTTGTCTGTGATGAGTGTGGTGCCAGGTTCACCCAGAACCACATGCTTATTTATCACAAACGCTGTCACACAG GGGAAAGGCCCTTCATGTGTGAGACGTGCGGGAAGAGCTTCGCCTCCAAGGAGTACCTGAAGCACCACAACCGGACCCACACCGGATCCAAGCCCTTCAAATGTGAAGTTTGCTTCAGAACCTTTGCGCAGCGGAACTCGCTTTACCAGCACATCAAAGTGCACACAG GCGAGCGGCCCTACTGCTGCGACCAGTGCGGGAAGCAGTTCACGCAGCTGAACGCGCTGCAGCGGCACCACCGCATCCACACCGGCGAGAAGCCCTTCATGTGCAACGCCTGCGGCAGAACCTTCACCGACAAGTCCACGCTGCGGCGGCACGCGTCG atacACGATAAAAACACACCCTGGAAGTCCTTCCTCGTCATTGTCGAAGGAGCGTCTAAGAACGACGAGGGACACAAAACGGAGCTACCCGAGGAAGAATACGACGCGTCTCCTAAAATCGCGGAGAAGCTGCTGTCTTTCCCCGAAAACGGCCACTACCAGAACTTGCCGGGGAGCGTGACGGCGCTGCACGACAGCGGAGCCGCCCCGGGGACGGACTGTAAGTCGGACGGGCCCCAGGGAGCGCTGGTGGGCGCCGCGCTGGGCGAGCTGAGCGTGCTGCACGCACAGGGCGACGCGGGCCAGCCCCAGCTGCACGCCCTGGTCAACATGCAGTAG